Proteins found in one Hyla sarda isolate aHylSar1 chromosome 7, aHylSar1.hap1, whole genome shotgun sequence genomic segment:
- the ADRA2A gene encoding alpha-2A adrenergic receptor, translated as MLHFENSLVDRGGISAMECQGDCTNSTMYNGTNSDIAGPPYSLQITLALISLVGILMLFTVFGNVLVVIAVFTSRALKAPQNLFLVSLASADILVATLVMPFSLANEVMGYWYFGKVWCEIYLALDVLFCTSSIVHLCAISLDRYWSITQAIEYNLKRTPRRIKCIIFIVWVISAVISFPPLITIEKESGKEEEPRCKINEEKWYIISSCIGSFFAPCVIMVLVYIRIYQIAKKRTRIPRSKRSNGEPEKKQNGEDLPVKLNGEKAGGSGGNQHREEEANGGDMEDSSSSEHREDHQYSSKKKQDKAARGKGKTKLSQIKPGDSLPRRDEEKESAKASRWRGRQNREKRFTFVLAVVIGVFVVCWFPFFFTYSLIAICSKSCNVPETLFKFFFWFGYCNSSLNPVIYTIFNHDFRRSFKKILCKGDRKRIV; from the coding sequence ATGCTTCATTTTGAGAACTCGTTAGTGGATAGGGGGGGCATCTCTGCCATGGAGTGCCAGGGAGACTGCACCAACAGCACCATGTACAATGGGACTAATTCAGACATTGCAGGACCCCCTTACTCCCTCCAGATCACCCTGGCTCTCATCTCCCTGGTGGGCATACTCATGCTCTTCACCGTCTTTGGCAATGTCCTAGTTGTCATCGCTGTGTTTACCAGTAGGGCTCTCAAAGCCCCCCAGAACTTGTTCCTGGTGTCCCTGGCATCAGCAGACATTCTTGTGGCCACCTTGGTCATGCCATTTTCCTTGGCCAACGAGGTGATGGGGTACTGGTACTTTGGCAAGGTCTGGTGTGAGATCTACCTTGCCCTAGACGTGCTCTTCTGCACCTCCTCCATAGTCCATCTATGTGCCATAAGCCTGGACCGATACTGGTCCATCACACAAGCCATCGAGTACAACCTGAAGAGGACCCCTCGTAGGATCAAATGTATTATCTTCATTGTCTGGGTCATCTCAGCCGTCATATCCTTCCCACCACTCATCACCATTGAGAAGGAGAGCGGCAAGGAAGAGGAGCCAAGGTGTAAGATCAACGAGGAGAAATGGTACATCATCTCCTCCTGCATAGGATCCTTCTTTGCCCCTTGTGTCATCATGGTCCTGGTCTACATCAGGATCTACCAGATCGCCAAGAAGAGGACGAGGATCCCCCGGAGCAAGAGGAGCAATGGGGAACCTGAGAAGAAGCAGAATGGGGAGGACTTGCCAGTCAAGTTGAATGGGGAGAAGGCTGGAGGCTCTGGAGGTAACCAGCACAGAGAAGAAGAGGCCAATGGGGGGGACATGGAGGActcctcttcttctgagcatAGGGAAGACCACCAGTATTCCTCCAAGAAGAAGCAGGACAAGGCTGCCAGGGGCAAGGGCAAGACCAAGCTGAGCCAGATCAAACCTGGGGATAGCCTCCCGAGGAGAGATGAGGAGAAGGAGAGTGCCAAAGCCTCCAGGTGGAGAGGGAGGCAGAACAGGGAGAAGAGGTTCACCTTCGTCTTGGCTGTCGTCATAGGGGTCTTTGTTGTGTGCTGGTTCCCCTTCTTCTTCACTTACTCCCTCATTGCCATCTGTAGCAAGAGCTGCAATGTCCCTGAGACCCTCTTCAAATTCTTCTTCTGGTTTGGTTATTGCAACAGTTCCCTGAACCCAGTGATCTACACCATCTTCAACCATGACTTCAGGAGGTCCTTCAAGAAGATCCTGTGCAAGGGGGACAGGAAAAGGATTGTGTga